One window from the genome of Paracoccus marcusii encodes:
- a CDS encoding rhodanese-related sulfurtransferase, which yields MLPKTPLTVAALYHFARLADPAARQGPLLDLCRAQGLCGTLLLAPEGVNGTIAGPRAGILAVLDHIRGWPGFAGLDWKESAADAPPFARMKVRLKAEIVTMGQPDMDPATTTGHYVAPRDWNALIAAPDVAVIDTRNDYEVQIGTFQGAVDPGTKSFRDFPAWWTDNAHRFQGKRIAMFCTGGIRCEKSTNYLISQGVDQVYHLQGGILKYLEDVPQKDSTWQGECFVFDQRVSLTHGLAQGRHGLCHACRRPLAPEDRARPEFEDGVSCHRCADEYSDADRARFRERQRQFDRDA from the coding sequence ATGCTGCCCAAAACCCCCCTCACCGTCGCCGCACTCTATCACTTTGCCCGCCTGGCCGATCCGGCGGCCCGGCAGGGACCGTTGCTGGACCTGTGCCGCGCGCAAGGCCTGTGCGGCACGCTGCTGCTGGCGCCCGAGGGCGTGAATGGCACCATCGCAGGCCCGCGCGCGGGCATCCTGGCGGTCCTGGACCACATCCGCGGCTGGCCCGGTTTCGCGGGTCTGGACTGGAAGGAGAGCGCCGCCGACGCACCCCCCTTCGCCCGCATGAAGGTCCGGCTCAAGGCCGAGATCGTGACCATGGGCCAGCCCGACATGGACCCGGCCACCACCACCGGCCATTACGTGGCACCGCGCGACTGGAACGCGCTGATCGCCGCGCCCGACGTGGCCGTGATCGACACCCGCAACGATTACGAGGTCCAGATCGGCACCTTTCAGGGCGCCGTCGACCCCGGCACGAAAAGCTTTCGCGATTTTCCGGCCTGGTGGACCGACAACGCGCATCGATTCCAGGGCAAGCGGATCGCGATGTTCTGCACCGGCGGCATCCGCTGCGAGAAGTCGACCAACTACCTGATCTCGCAAGGCGTCGATCAGGTCTATCACCTGCAGGGCGGCATCCTGAAATACCTGGAGGACGTCCCCCAAAAGGACAGCACCTGGCAGGGCGAATGCTTCGTCTTCGACCAGCGGGTCAGCCTGACGCATGGGCTGGCGCAGGGGCGGCACGGTCTGTGCCATGCCTGCCGCCGCCCCCTGGCACCCGAGGACCGCGCCCGCCCTGAATTTGAGGATGGCGTCAGCTGCCACCGCTGCGCCGACGAATACTCCGACGCCGACCGCGCCCGGTTCCGGGAGCGGCAGCGCCAGTTCGACCGCGACGCCTGA
- a CDS encoding SLC13 family permease: MGIQDDLHHPGEYDENEVPTRSAQMIWVLRALGVVMAGIVWLLLGGQEGLSEDARIVAAVGTLMAIWWMTEAIPLSATALLPIVLIPALTETTVGQATQPYASSIVFLFLGGFLIAIAMEKWHLHTRIALLTLRKVGVAPRRIVLGMMLATGFLSMWVSNTATTLMMLPIGLSVLSLVVERGSRQDGAAAEDAMKAGGTITDVVKDPNISAFGVCLVLSIAWAASMGGLGTLLGSPPNAIVAGYASDELGRNIGFLEWMVLGTPLAFIFIFIAWFLMTRVLYRFDLPEIPGGKQMIEDQVRDLGALSQGEKMVLAVFLGAAFLWIVPGLLTSIPAIEAAAPWLGNLDDTAIAIGAGLAMFLLPGKGRDKMVLDWKDAEAGLPWGVLLLFGGGLSLASAVASSGLDSWFGQQVTGLGSLPTILLVAAVVTIILFLTEITSNTATAATFIPILGGVALGIGADAMTLLIPAALAATCAFMLPVGTPPNAIVFGTGTVTIAQMAKGGFVLNVVGILLITGLTYLLGGLALGLTF, translated from the coding sequence ATGGGGATACAGGACGATCTGCACCACCCCGGTGAATATGACGAGAACGAGGTCCCGACCCGCTCTGCGCAGATGATCTGGGTGCTGCGGGCGCTTGGGGTGGTGATGGCCGGCATCGTCTGGCTGCTGCTGGGCGGACAGGAGGGGCTGTCCGAGGATGCACGCATCGTCGCCGCCGTCGGCACGCTGATGGCCATCTGGTGGATGACCGAGGCGATCCCGCTGTCGGCCACCGCGCTTCTGCCGATCGTGCTGATCCCGGCGCTGACGGAAACGACCGTCGGCCAGGCGACGCAGCCCTATGCGTCGTCGATCGTGTTCCTGTTCCTGGGCGGCTTCCTGATCGCCATCGCGATGGAGAAATGGCACCTGCACACGCGCATCGCGCTGCTGACGCTGCGCAAGGTGGGTGTGGCGCCCCGGCGGATCGTCCTGGGCATGATGCTGGCAACCGGCTTTCTGTCGATGTGGGTGTCCAACACCGCCACCACGCTGATGATGCTGCCCATCGGCCTGTCCGTGCTGTCCCTGGTGGTCGAACGCGGATCGCGCCAAGACGGCGCCGCGGCCGAGGATGCGATGAAGGCCGGCGGCACCATCACCGACGTCGTCAAGGACCCCAACATCAGCGCTTTCGGCGTCTGCCTGGTGCTGTCGATCGCCTGGGCCGCGTCGATGGGGGGCTTGGGCACGCTGCTGGGCAGCCCGCCCAATGCCATCGTCGCGGGCTATGCCTCGGACGAGCTGGGCCGCAACATCGGCTTTCTGGAATGGATGGTCCTGGGCACGCCGCTGGCCTTCATCTTCATCTTCATCGCCTGGTTCCTGATGACCCGCGTCCTGTACCGGTTCGACCTGCCCGAGATCCCCGGCGGCAAGCAGATGATCGAGGATCAGGTCCGCGATCTGGGCGCGCTCAGCCAGGGAGAGAAGATGGTCCTGGCCGTGTTCCTGGGCGCGGCGTTCCTGTGGATCGTGCCGGGCCTTCTGACCTCGATCCCGGCGATCGAGGCCGCGGCACCCTGGCTGGGCAACCTGGACGACACGGCCATCGCCATCGGCGCGGGCCTGGCCATGTTCCTGCTGCCCGGCAAGGGCCGCGACAAGATGGTCCTGGACTGGAAGGATGCCGAGGCCGGGCTGCCCTGGGGCGTCCTTCTGCTGTTCGGCGGCGGGCTGTCGCTGGCCTCCGCCGTGGCGTCGTCCGGGCTGGACAGCTGGTTCGGCCAGCAGGTCACAGGCCTGGGCTCGCTGCCGACGATCCTGCTGGTCGCGGCCGTGGTCACGATCATCCTCTTCCTGACCGAGATCACGTCGAACACCGCCACCGCCGCAACCTTCATCCCGATCCTGGGCGGTGTCGCCTTGGGCATCGGGGCCGATGCGATGACACTGCTGATCCCCGCGGCGCTGGCCGCGACCTGCGCCTTCATGCTGCCGGTGGGCACGCCGCCCAACGCCATCGTGTTCGGCACCGGGACCGTTACCATCGCCCAGATGGCCAAAGGCGGGTTCGTGCTGAACGTCGTGGGCATCCTGCTGATCACCGGCCTGACCTATCTGCTGGGCGGCCTGGCCCTGGGCCTGACCTTCTAG
- the pncA gene encoding bifunctional nicotinamidase/pyrazinamidase: MTQALIVIDMQRDFCPGGRLAVAGGDQIVAPINAMMADFDAVILTQDWHPADHASFADNHPGAAAFSMTQMPYGPQVLWPAHCMIGTPGAEFHPDLQVDRADLVLRKGFRAGIDSYSAFFENDRTTATGLAGYLRDRGITDLTLVGLAHDFCVAWSAMDAARLGFAARVAEDACRAIDLDGSLAAARAAMRQAGVTLA; the protein is encoded by the coding sequence ATGACCCAGGCCCTGATCGTGATCGACATGCAGCGCGACTTCTGCCCCGGCGGCCGGCTTGCCGTGGCGGGGGGCGACCAGATCGTGGCGCCGATCAACGCGATGATGGCCGATTTCGACGCGGTGATCCTGACGCAGGACTGGCATCCGGCCGACCATGCCAGCTTTGCCGACAACCACCCGGGCGCCGCCGCCTTTTCGATGACGCAGATGCCCTATGGCCCGCAGGTGCTGTGGCCCGCCCATTGCATGATCGGCACGCCGGGGGCGGAGTTCCACCCCGACCTGCAGGTGGACCGGGCCGATCTGGTGCTGCGCAAGGGGTTCCGCGCCGGCATCGACAGCTATTCCGCGTTCTTCGAGAACGACCGCACGACCGCCACCGGTCTTGCCGGCTATCTGCGCGACCGCGGCATCACCGACCTGACCCTTGTCGGGCTGGCCCATGATTTCTGCGTCGCGTGGAGCGCGATGGACGCCGCCCGCCTGGGCTTTGCCGCCCGCGTGGCGGAGGATGCGTGCCGTGCGATCGACCTGGATGGCAGCCTGGCCGCCGCGCGCGCGGCGATGCGCCAGGCGGGCGTCACGCTGGCCTGA